Genomic segment of Streptosporangium sp. NBC_01755:
CCCAGGTCTGACCTGCTCAGAGCCGACCAGGCCGCCCGGACGCCCCCGCCTCGGCGGCCCACGATCTCCCCCGCGCAAACCGCCCCCGAGCGGCCTCCCGCCGTTACGGGGCCTCGGCCGGCTCGTCGGGGAAGTCCGAGAGGCGGAGGCCGACCTCCCTGGCGGCGGCGACCCTGGCGTGATGGAGCATCCGGCTCCGGGACATGTTGCCGGTGTGCAGGGTGTACCGGACCACGAGGCCGTCGAGCATGCCGTCGATCCGCTCGGCCGAGCCCAGGGGGTCGTCGCAGATGAACTCGCCCGAGGCCACACCGTCGGAGATCACCCGGCCGAGGATCTCGATCCAGGCGCCCTCAAGCTCCAGCAGGATGGTGCGGACGTGCTCCTCGCGCACTCCCACGGCCCAGGCGTCGACCCAGAGGATCCAGCTCTGGTCGGATCGGGAGGCCGGGATGTAGAAGCGCAGGACACGGTCGAGGCGCTGGACGGCGGTGCCGGGACCCGCGACGATCTCCTTCAGCCGCTGGACCTCCGAGTCACTGGTGCTGCGGAGCATCTCGGTGATGAGATCGTCCTTGGTGGCGAAGTGGTAGTGGATCAGGCCGCCGCTCACGTTCGTCGCCCTGGCGATGTCGGCGACGCGGGTGCTGGCCAGCCCGCGCTCGAGCACGACCCGCCTGGCGGCTTCAAGGAGCTCCGCTCGGCGCTGGTCGGCCTGGTCGGCGCGGCGGCTGCGCGCTCCTCCTCCGCTGTGCACGGCGCAAGACTACAGCAGCGCGGGCCCGCCGCCTCCGTACTCCTGACCGGCTGATCAGTCAATGGCTCCGCCCCTGCCGCACCGACCGTATCCGGTCACCGCACGGGCGAGGAGAGCGGGAGCGGCACGGCGCCGGCCGCCCGGAGACAGTCCGTCCCGGACGGCCGGCGTGCGGCTCAGCCGCAGCGGTACAGAGGGACCGGCCGGCGTGCCGGCTCAGCCGCAGCGGTACAGGGACCGGTCGGCGGAACCGCCGTACTCCGACGCCTTGACCGCCGTGCAGTTGCCTCGCACCCACTCGGTCGCCCGGGAGCCACCCCCGTCGGGACCACCCCGGTCGTCTCCGGTCATCACGTACCTGAGCCGCCCCGAGGAGACGAGCCCTGCGAGCCGGTCCACGGTCATGGCGGGGTCACTCCCGGTGAAGCCGCCCATGGCGATGACGGGCAGCCCTGTCGACAGGATGGCCGAGGAGGCGCCCCGCGCGCTGCTCACCGCCACCAGCCAGGTCGCGCCGTCCCGGTGCTGCTTCAGGTATTCGATCATCTGCTGGTCCATCGCCCCGCCGGGGCCGCCCCGCATCCCGCCTCCGGCCGGGAGGCCGTCGCCCAGCTGCGGGGCGGCGTCACCGGTCGCCCCCCGCTGCGAATTCTGTCCCGGTACGCCGCTGGGAGGGCCCGCGTCACCCTCGGGGACTCCACCGGGGACTCCACCGGGGAAGCCGCCCCGCATGCCGCCGAAACCGCCGCTCCCGGCGGGACCCGCGGTGGGGTTGGTGCCGTTGACGGCCGAGCCGAGCGGGGTCAGCGCATAGGCGGCGGGCCCGGCGAGGCCGGCCGCCAGCCCGGTCGCCAGCGCGACGGCGGCGATCCGCAGCCTGAGCCGCGGCCCCAAGCGGGCCAGGAACAGCCCGGCGACCGCCGTCACGGTGGTCGCGGCGACCGCCCAGGCCAGCCAGGGCACGAAGTCCGCGCTGCGGCGGAGCACGATGAACGCCCACGCCCCGGTGACCGCGATCCCCGCGGGCAGCACCCACGACCACGCCCTGGAGTGCCGGTAGGCCCTCCAGGTGAGCACCCCGCCGAGACCGGTCAGGGCGGCGACGGCCGGGGCCATCGCGGTGGAGTAGTACGGGTGGAAGGTACCGCTGGAGAAGCTGAACACGACGTAGTGGACCGCGAGCCAGCCGCCCCACAGCAGCAGGGCGATCCTGCCGCCGCGGAGCGGGCCGCGGGCGGTCAGGACCAGGCCCGCGACCAGGACGATCACGGCGAAGGGCAGCAGCCAGGAGATCTGCCCGGCCATGATGTCGTTGAACAGGCGTCCGGCGCCCGCCTCGCCGCCGAACCCCATCCCGCCGCCCCGCCCCCCGCCGTTGCCGAAGATCCGTCCGAGGCCGTTGTAGCCGATGACGAGATCCCAGACGGAGTTGTCGGTGCTGCCCCCGACGTAGGGGCGGCTCGCCGCGGGCCACGCGTCCACGATCACCATCCACCAGGCGCTGGAGGCCACCAGCGCGACACCCGCCGCGAGCAGGTGCCCGAGGCGGCGGAGCAGCGCCCCCGGAGCCATGGCCAGGTAGAGCGGGGCGAAGGCCGGGAGCACCAGGTAGGCCTGGAGCATCTTGGTGTTGAACGCCAGGCCGACGAACACCGCCGAGGCGACGAGCGTGCGCATCCGGCCGGTTCGTACCGCCTCCTGACAGAACCAGGCCGCGACGAATTCGAGGGGTCGTCGCAACACAGTGATCACTTACTGGCGGTGGGAAGCACTCGGGTTCCAGGGATCGTCGCGACGGCTGATCCGTTCAGGGGGTGCGACGACCCCTTGAATCCGCCCGGCCGGGGGCTCTCAAGCGGTCACCTCTTGGCGGGGGCGGAGAACGTCATGACCCCGAGGTGGCCGGCGCCCTCCCTGGTCAGCTTCATCAGCAGGCTGTCGTCGTAGAAGGAGTCGGAGTCGTTCCTCAGTCGCTGCCCGGTGTGGCCGGCGTACGGCCGCGCCGCGTAGACCCGGTCGGAGACCTTCTCGTCGAAGAACATCTGGGTGGTCAGCACCCGGGCGTTGCCGATGTGCACCATCGCGTGGATGTGCACGCTGCGCCCCTGGTACCAGCCCGGGTAGATCGTGACGAACTCCACGATGCCGTCGGCGTTGGTGACCTGGGCACCGCGCAGGTAGCGCCCCTCGTCGGTGGGCGTGCCGTCGCCCGCCCCCGGCCTCCGGCCGCCCGCCCCCGGGCCGCCGGGACCGCCGCTCGGCGGCACGCCGGTCGGGCGCTCCCCCGTGGGGCCGTCGCCGCCAACCGCCCGGGAGGCACTCTCGAAACCGGAGTAGAGGCCTCCCGCGTCGCAGTGCCAGATCTCCACCACCGCGCTGGGAATCGGCTCACAGGTGGTGGCGTCCTGCACCCGGATCGCCACCCGCAGCGTGCTCCCCTGCCGGTCCTCGCGGATGTCGCTGCGGATCCTGTCCGCGTCGAAGTGGTACGGGCCCTGGGTGACCTCCTCGGTCAGGACGCACGTCGACGCGTCCTCGAACAGCGCGGCCAGTCCGGTGGAGGACGCGGTGGTCGGCTGAACGGTCGCGGTGCCACCCGTGGTCGTCGCCACCTGCCTGGTGGTGCTCTCCGGCCCGGCGCAGGCGGCCAGCAGCGCCCCCAGGCCCACGGTGCCGAACCCGGCCAGGGCCGTCCTCCGGTCGATGTTCTTCATGGTGATGTCCTCCTCGTATCGGTTCCCACGCTCACCGTGCCCTCTGCGATCTCGCTGAGCGAATTCTTGACGCCTGATGAGAGACCTCACGGCGCCGCGGGAAGGCGGGCGCGGACGGGGGAGCCCGGCAGGCGGAGGCGCGCGAGGGTTCCGCCCCCCTCGGCGTTCTCCAGTCCCACCTCTCCCCCGGCGTCGCGCACGGCCTTGGCCACGATGGCCAGACCCAGCCCCGACCCGGGCATGCTGCGGGCCGAGGACGACCGCCAGAACCTGTCGAACACATACGGCAGCTCCCCCTGGGGGATGCCGGGACCGTGGTCCCTGACCGTCAGCTCGCCGTCGCGGAGCCGCACGCTCACCGGGCCTTCCTGCCCTTGCGAGAACTTCACCGCGTTGTCCAGCAGGTTCAGCACGGCCCGCTCCAGAGCGGCCTGGTCACCTCGCAGGTACCAGGGGCGCAGTTCCACCTCGATCGGGATGTCGGGGGCGCGCGGCCGCGCCCGGCGCACGGCCGCCTCGACGACGTCGTGGAAGGCGACCTCGACGTACGGCTCGTGCTCGTCCTCGGTGCGCGAGAGCTGCAGCAGGTCACCGACGAGCGTGGACATCTCCTCGAACTGGGCCTTGAGGTTGGTCAGCAGCCTGCGCTTGGGGGCGGGGTCGAGCGGGCGCCCGGTGTTCTCGCTGCGCAGCAACAGGTCGATGTTTGTGCGCAGGCTGGTGAGCGGGGTGCGCAACTCGTGCCCCGCGTCGGCGATCAGCCGTCGCTGGCGCTCGCGGGACCCGGCCAGCGCGGTGGTCATCGCGTTGAAGGAGACGCCGAGTCTGGCGATCTCGTCGGTGCCCTCGACGGGGATCCTGGTGTCGAGGTCCTCGGTCCTGGCGACGTACTCGACGGCCTCGGTCAGCCGGCCGACCGGGCGCAGTGCGGTGCGGGAGACCAGCAGCCCGGCCGAGGCCGCGCCGAGTACGCCGAGCGCAGCGACCCCGGCGAGTATCCAGGCGAGGGCGGCGAGGGTGGCGTGGACCTCCTCCAGCGACCGGGACTCCATGATCGCGAGGCCGGGCCCGACGTTCCTCGTCATCACCCGGACCTCCTCGCCGCCCTCGGTCACCCCGTTCCGGTAAGCCCTCGTGCCCGGCAGGGCATGGGTCAGGGCCAGATCGGCCGGGGTGACCCTGACGGGAGTGGCGCCCACGACGCACCGGCCGCCGTCCGCGTAGATCAGCTGGGTGGGCGGGAGGCGGAGCGGCGGCCTGCGCTCGTCGATGAGCTCCCTCGGACCCTTCAGCCCTCCCGAGCAGTACGCCTCGATCCACTCGATGCCCTGCGGCCCCTTCTGCACGCCCAGGGAGCGCTCCACCTGCCGCAGCAGTTCTGCCCTGACGACGAACCAGCACAGCACCGCGCACACCGCGATCGCCAGCGCCACGGCCGCCGCCACCAGCAGGGTCAGCCGCGAGCGCAGGGAGCGGCGACCGTTCACGCGGAGTTCCGCAGCACGTAGCCGACCCCCCGGACCGTGTGGATCAGCCGGGGACGCCCGCCGCTCTCGGTCTTGCGGCGCAGGTACATGACGTAGACGTCGAGGGAGTTGGAGGAGGGCTCGAAGTCGAAGCCCCACACCTCGCTGAGGATCTGCTCGCGGGTGAGCACCTGACGGGGATGGACCATGAGCAGCTCCAGCAGCAGGTACTCGGTACGGGTCAGCTCCAGCCGCTCGCCCGCCCTGGTGACCTCGCGGCTGGCGATGTCCATCCGCAGGTCGCCGAAGGCCAGGCGCGCGCCGTCCTCGGCCGCGGGCGCGCTCAGCGCGCCGCGCCGCAGCAGCGCCCTGACCCGCGCCAGCAGCTCGTCCAGCTCGAACGGCTTGACCAGGTAGTCGTCGGCTCCCGCGTCCAGGCCCGACACCCGGTCGCCCACGGCGTCGCGGGCGGTGAGCATGAGCACCGGCAGCTGACCGCCCGCCGCCCTGAGCCTGCGGCAGGCGGTCAGCCCGTCCAGCCGGGGCATCATCACATCCAGCAGGACCAGCTCGTACGGCTCCCGCTCCAGCGTCTCCAGCGCCTCCTGTCCGTCCGAGGCCACGCCGACCCGGTAGCCCTCGAACTCCAGGCTGCTCTGCAGCGCCTCCCTGAGCGCGGGCTCGTCGTCCACGACCAGCACCCGCGCCGCCTCACCGTCACCCATGGCCCTCACGTTAGACGCTCATCATGAGAACCCGATGAACACCTCCGGCCCCCTTGCCCAGGCCGGACGGGCTCAGGTGAGCAGCGCCATGGCCTCAGGTGAGCAGCGCCATGGCGGCGTTGTGGCCGGGGATGCCGCTGACGCCGCCGCCGCGCCGCGCGCCCGCCCCGCAGAGCAGGACGCGCTCGAAGTCGGTCTCCACGCCCCAGCGCCCCGGTTCCCCGTACGGCCAGGACAGGTCGCGGTGGAAGATGTGGCCGCCCGGCAGGCCCGCCTCGGCCTCCAGGTCGACCGGTGTCTTGGCCTCCAGGCAGAGGCTGCCGTCCGGGGCGCGCAGCAGGCAGTCCTCGACGGGTTCCGCGAGCACCCGGTTCATCGAGGCGAGCGTGGCGCGCAGCGCGGCCTCGCGCGCCCCGGCCGGGTCGTCGCGGAACAGCCTGGCCGGCATGTGCAGGCCGAACAGCGTCATCGTGTGGGCTCCGGCCTCCCGCAGCCCCCGGCCGAGGATGGACGGGTCGGTCAGCGAGTGGCAGTAGACCTCGGCCGGGGGCAGGGTGGGGATCCGCCCGGCCGACGCCTCCGCGTACGCCCGGGCGAGCTGGTCGCGGCCCTCGTTGATGTGGAAGGTGCCGCTGAACGCGGCCTCGGGGTCCACACCGGGGTCCCTCAGGCGCGGCAGCCGCGACAGCACCATGTTGACCTTGAGCTGGGCGCCCTCCGGGGCGGGCTCGGCACCGCCAAGGAGCCGGGCGAGCACGGCGGGCGGCACGTTGGCCAGCACCCGCTCGCCCACCACCGTGTGCTCCCCGCCCTCGTCGCGGAAGACGACCTCGCCCGAGGCGTCGACCGCGAGGACCTCCGCGCCGGTCAGGATCTCAGCCCCCGCGGCGCGGGCGGCGTCGGCGAGCGCGCCGGAGACCGCGCCCATGCCGCCGACGGGGACGTTCCAGTCACCGGTCCCGTCGCCGATCACGTGGTAGAGCAGGCACCGGTTGGCCGACAGGCCCGGGTCCGAGGGGTCGGCGAAGGTGCCGATGAGGGCGTCGGTGAGGACCACCCCGCGCACGGTGTCGTCGGCGAACCGCTCGTCCACCACCTCACCGATCGGCCGCTCGAACAGGTCACGCCACGCCTCGTCGCCGACGAGGCGCCGCATCGCCGCGCGGTCGGCGAGGGGTTCCAGCAGCGTCGGCGCGACCTTCCCGGCCACGTCGGCGGTCATCCGGTAGAAGCGGCGCCACGCGTCCAGCTCACCGGTGCCCCCGGTGACCCTGGCGAAGGAGGCGGCGGTCCGCGCGGCGTCGCCGTTGTCGACCAGCAGCCCGCTCTCCCCCACCGGCGTGTACGAGGCGTAGCGGCGTCGGCGCAGCGTGACATTGAGCCCCAGATCGGCCACGACCTTGGCGGGCAGCAGGCTGACCAGGTACGAGTAGCGCGAGAGCCGTGCGTCGACCCCGGGGAACGCCCGCGCCGACACGGCGAGACCACCGACGTGGTCGAGGCGCTCCAGGACGAGGACGCGCCGGCCCGCGCGGGCGAGGTAGGCGGCGGCGACCAGGCCGTTGTGGCCGCCTCCGACGATCACTGCTTCATAGCGAGAGCGGAGCACGAGACTTCCCTGCGGGTTGGGGGGACGGCGAGGCCGGGGGCTCCGGCCGCTCGGCGGCGGAGAGGGTGATTTTCAGCAGGGTGGCGGCGGGGCCGCTGGGGGTGCGACCTCGGCGCCAGACCGCCCGAAGGCGGCGCGCGAGGTCGATGTCCCTGGTGGGCACCTCGATCAGGCGGCCGGTGGCCAGCTCGGCCTCCACCGCGTAGCCGCTGAGCACGGCCGGGGCCGCGCCCTCTCGGGCGGCGCCCTTGACCGCGGCGTTGGAGCCGAGCTCCAGCTTCGGGGCGGCGACAACGTGGCCGGTCAGCGCGAGGTCCAGCGTCTCACGGGTGCCCGACCCCTGCTCCCGCACGACCAGCGGGGTGGCGGCCAGCTCGGCGGCGAGCAGCGGGGTACGGCGGCGCGCCCACGGATGGCCCGGCGCGACCACCACCACGAGCCGGTCCGTGGCCACCACCCGCGACACCAGCCCTGACGGCACCGAGGGGCCCTCCACGAACCCGAGCTCGATCTCGCCGCCGATCAGCTTCGCCACCTCTGCCGAGTTCTGCACGTCCAAGCCGACCTGGACCTGGGGCTCACGATTCTGGAGCTCTCCCAGCCAGCGCGGCAGCAGGTACTCGGCCACGGTCATGCTGGCGGCGATGTGCAGGTGGGCGGCCCTGCCGCGCCGTACCGCCTCCACCCCCCTCATGAGCTCCTCGGCCGCCGCCAGCACCTGCGCGGCCCAGGCCGAGACCATCGCGCCCTGCGGGGTGAGGACGGAGCCTCGCGGGGTGCGTTCCAGCAGTTCCAGCCCAAGGCGTCGTTCCAGCAGCGAGATGCGCTTGCTCACCGACGGCTGTGCGATGCCCGCGGCCCGGGCTGCCTGGCCGAGGCTGCCCAGGCGTTCCACATCGACGAGCAGGCGCAGGGACTCGATGTCGGGCAGCTCACTCATAGCCCCAGGCTATGACCTACCAGTAAGGAGACGGGTACCGGCCCCGCCGTACCACGCCGACACTCGGACCATGTTCTCCTCCCCGCCCACCCGTTCACCGGAACCTCCCCGGCGGTCCCACCCGGTGCCCGCGGGGACGGGCCTGGCACCGGCGACGGCATCGGCATCGGCATCGGCATCGGGGCTCGGGGGGCTCGCGCCGGGGCTCGGGGCCGTGGCCGTCGCGGTGGTGCTGGCCACGGCCACGACCCGGATCGTGCCCGAGGTGAGCGCCGCCGTGATCGCGGTGGCGTTCGGGGTCGCGCTCACCAACCTCGGCGGCCTGCACCGTTCGCTGGCCCCCGGGCTGAGGTTCGTCTCCCGCCGGGTGCTCCGCCTGGCGATCGTGCTGCTCGGGCTGCAGATCGCACTGCCGGAGCTGCTGGCGCTCGGCTGGCCGGTGCTGGCGGTGGTCGCGACGGGGACCGGTGTCACGTTCGCGGCGACGCGGTGGATCGGAGTCCGGGTCGGGGTGAGCCCGCGCAGGTCCCTGCTGATCGCGACCGGCGTGTCCGTCTGCGGGGCGGCGGCGGTGGCCGCCATGCACGAGGTCGCCGGAAGCGACGACGACGACGTGGCGGCCGCGGTCGGCGTGGTCGTCCTGTACGGCAGTGCCTCGATCGTCGCGCTGCCGCTGCTCGCGGGATCGCTGGGCCTGACACCGCACCAGCTGGGCATGTGGGCCGGCGCCTCGGTCCATGAGGTCGCGCAGGTCGCGGCCATCGGCGCGGCGGCCGGCGCGGGAGTCCTGGTGAGCGCGGTGGCCGTCAAGCTGGTCCGGGTCGTCCTGCTGGCCCCGATCGTCGGCCTCACCTC
This window contains:
- a CDS encoding TetR/AcrR family transcriptional regulator, with amino-acid sequence MHSGGGARSRRADQADQRRAELLEAARRVVLERGLASTRVADIARATNVSGGLIHYHFATKDDLITEMLRSTSDSEVQRLKEIVAGPGTAVQRLDRVLRFYIPASRSDQSWILWVDAWAVGVREEHVRTILLELEGAWIEILGRVISDGVASGEFICDDPLGSAERIDGMLDGLVVRYTLHTGNMSRSRMLHHARVAAAREVGLRLSDFPDEPAEAP
- a CDS encoding glycosyltransferase family 39 protein; this encodes MLRRPLEFVAAWFCQEAVRTGRMRTLVASAVFVGLAFNTKMLQAYLVLPAFAPLYLAMAPGALLRRLGHLLAAGVALVASSAWWMVIVDAWPAASRPYVGGSTDNSVWDLVIGYNGLGRIFGNGGGRGGGMGFGGEAGAGRLFNDIMAGQISWLLPFAVIVLVAGLVLTARGPLRGGRIALLLWGGWLAVHYVVFSFSSGTFHPYYSTAMAPAVAALTGLGGVLTWRAYRHSRAWSWVLPAGIAVTGAWAFIVLRRSADFVPWLAWAVAATTVTAVAGLFLARLGPRLRLRIAAVALATGLAAGLAGPAAYALTPLGSAVNGTNPTAGPAGSGGFGGMRGGFPGGVPGGVPEGDAGPPSGVPGQNSQRGATGDAAPQLGDGLPAGGGMRGGPGGAMDQQMIEYLKQHRDGATWLVAVSSARGASSAILSTGLPVIAMGGFTGSDPAMTVDRLAGLVSSGRLRYVMTGDDRGGPDGGGSRATEWVRGNCTAVKASEYGGSADRSLYRCG
- a CDS encoding dioxygenase family protein; amino-acid sequence: MKNIDRRTALAGFGTVGLGALLAACAGPESTTRQVATTTGGTATVQPTTASSTGLAALFEDASTCVLTEEVTQGPYHFDADRIRSDIREDRQGSTLRVAIRVQDATTCEPIPSAVVEIWHCDAGGLYSGFESASRAVGGDGPTGERPTGVPPSGGPGGPGAGGRRPGAGDGTPTDEGRYLRGAQVTNADGIVEFVTIYPGWYQGRSVHIHAMVHIGNARVLTTQMFFDEKVSDRVYAARPYAGHTGQRLRNDSDSFYDDSLLMKLTREGAGHLGVMTFSAPAKR
- a CDS encoding sensor histidine kinase codes for the protein MNGRRSLRSRLTLLVAAAVALAIAVCAVLCWFVVRAELLRQVERSLGVQKGPQGIEWIEAYCSGGLKGPRELIDERRPPLRLPPTQLIYADGGRCVVGATPVRVTPADLALTHALPGTRAYRNGVTEGGEEVRVMTRNVGPGLAIMESRSLEEVHATLAALAWILAGVAALGVLGAASAGLLVSRTALRPVGRLTEAVEYVARTEDLDTRIPVEGTDEIARLGVSFNAMTTALAGSRERQRRLIADAGHELRTPLTSLRTNIDLLLRSENTGRPLDPAPKRRLLTNLKAQFEEMSTLVGDLLQLSRTEDEHEPYVEVAFHDVVEAAVRRARPRAPDIPIEVELRPWYLRGDQAALERAVLNLLDNAVKFSQGQEGPVSVRLRDGELTVRDHGPGIPQGELPYVFDRFWRSSSARSMPGSGLGLAIVAKAVRDAGGEVGLENAEGGGTLARLRLPGSPVRARLPAAP
- a CDS encoding response regulator transcription factor, producing the protein MGDGEAARVLVVDDEPALREALQSSLEFEGYRVGVASDGQEALETLEREPYELVLLDVMMPRLDGLTACRRLRAAGGQLPVLMLTARDAVGDRVSGLDAGADDYLVKPFELDELLARVRALLRRGALSAPAAEDGARLAFGDLRMDIASREVTRAGERLELTRTEYLLLELLMVHPRQVLTREQILSEVWGFDFEPSSNSLDVYVMYLRRKTESGGRPRLIHTVRGVGYVLRNSA
- a CDS encoding phytoene desaturase family protein, producing the protein MLRSRYEAVIVGGGHNGLVAAAYLARAGRRVLVLERLDHVGGLAVSARAFPGVDARLSRYSYLVSLLPAKVVADLGLNVTLRRRRYASYTPVGESGLLVDNGDAARTAASFARVTGGTGELDAWRRFYRMTADVAGKVAPTLLEPLADRAAMRRLVGDEAWRDLFERPIGEVVDERFADDTVRGVVLTDALIGTFADPSDPGLSANRCLLYHVIGDGTGDWNVPVGGMGAVSGALADAARAAGAEILTGAEVLAVDASGEVVFRDEGGEHTVVGERVLANVPPAVLARLLGGAEPAPEGAQLKVNMVLSRLPRLRDPGVDPEAAFSGTFHINEGRDQLARAYAEASAGRIPTLPPAEVYCHSLTDPSILGRGLREAGAHTMTLFGLHMPARLFRDDPAGAREAALRATLASMNRVLAEPVEDCLLRAPDGSLCLEAKTPVDLEAEAGLPGGHIFHRDLSWPYGEPGRWGVETDFERVLLCGAGARRGGGVSGIPGHNAAMALLT
- a CDS encoding LysR family transcriptional regulator, whose product is MSELPDIESLRLLVDVERLGSLGQAARAAGIAQPSVSKRISLLERRLGLELLERTPRGSVLTPQGAMVSAWAAQVLAAAEELMRGVEAVRRGRAAHLHIAASMTVAEYLLPRWLGELQNREPQVQVGLDVQNSAEVAKLIGGEIELGFVEGPSVPSGLVSRVVATDRLVVVVAPGHPWARRRTPLLAAELAATPLVVREQGSGTRETLDLALTGHVVAAPKLELGSNAAVKGAAREGAAPAVLSGYAVEAELATGRLIEVPTRDIDLARRLRAVWRRGRTPSGPAATLLKITLSAAERPEPPASPSPQPAGKSRAPLSL
- a CDS encoding YeiH family protein, with the protein product MFSSPPTRSPEPPRRSHPVPAGTGLAPATASASASASGLGGLAPGLGAVAVAVVLATATTRIVPEVSAAVIAVAFGVALTNLGGLHRSLAPGLRFVSRRVLRLAIVLLGLQIALPELLALGWPVLAVVATGTGVTFAATRWIGVRVGVSPRRSLLIATGVSVCGAAAVAAMHEVAGSDDDDVAAAVGVVVLYGSASIVALPLLAGSLGLTPHQLGMWAGASVHEVAQVAAIGAAAGAGVLVSAVAVKLVRVVLLAPIVGLTSAALRSASTEPPEAGRTAGRPPVLPLFVAGFVVAVAARSLGAVPPEVTRAVPGLTATLLAAALFALGTGVDLRKLVRGGRSLLLGGIATAIIGWISLIGVILIS